The genomic interval GCCAGAGCAGTGGAATTTCCTCATTAATACCCCAGCTTTGCAAATACTGGCTGTATACGTGATTGATCTTGCCAAGCGTGCCTTGCTCAAGCAGCTGCTTCGCATATCGAATCGCGGTTTTATAACGATACGTGAAACACACCATATGAGGGATGGGATGATTCGCTAATTCCTGTCTAAGAATCGCTGCTTCCCTTGCATCAAGGGCAATTGGCTTCTCAAGCGCAAATGGCTTGCGATGAATAATGGCGTCATACGCGATCTGAAAATGATTGCTGTTTGGTGTGCCTATGGTCACAGCGTCCAGCTCTGATTGCTTTAACATATCCAAATGATTTACATACTGCCGCTCAAGCGGAATCCCCAGTTCATTGCCTTTGGCCAAAAGCGCTTCCTCATTACAATCACATATCGACCATATTTCAGCATGTTCACTTGCCAAGATGCCTTCAATATGAAAGTTAGCAATGCCGCCAAGCCCAATAACGCCTATTTTCAGCTTCTTCATATGCCTCATCCCGTCCTTATAGTGGCTTCAATTACAAACCCAGTATAGTTTGTGTTAAAATGAACGGGAATGTCCGATCTAGACTCTTTTTGTACAAAAGCGACTTTTACGGAGTGAAGGAGGTCATAACTATTGCTGTCCATGAACATGGATTTAGTGCCTCGCATAAAAATTATGGGGTTTATTGCTTACAAAAGCCCGTGGATTCATTTCAAACGAAATATAAATGAGTATGTGCTCTATTTCATCAGAAGTGGAGAACTCCATATTAAAGAGGAGAAAAATCATTATGTTCTGCGTAAAGGTGACTTGCTTATTCTTGAGCCCAATTTGAATCATGAAGGAACGGCAAAGCATGTTTGCGATTACTATTACATTCACTTTGAGCATTCAGATATTAAAGCTGTGTATAGGGATGATATGCTGGCTTTAGCCAATTACTTTATTGTTGAGCATGACCAGTCTCCGTTTATTGAGCATAAGCCTACCGTTAATGGAATCCATCCAAATCACTGCTACTTCCCCAAATACCATACGATTTCTGATAAAACCAGATTTAATCTCATCCTGAGTGCATTAAATGAAATGCAGAAGCTCTACATGCGCAGGTATTACAATAGAAGCCTAACTGCTTTTCAATTTATGCAATGGCTCGTTGAGCTCTCACGTGAGTATTTTATGGATGAGCTGAAGCGCAAAGACCGAATTCATTCGAAGTCGGTTGTTAAGGTTAACGCGCTGCTCGATTATATCCATCAAAACTATCAGAGCAAAATAACCGGCAAAGACATTGAGCTTACATTTGAAGGCAACTATGATTACTTAAACCGTGCCTTTAAGCTCGTTACCGGCCAATCGATCATTCGGTACATCAATGCGGTTCGAGTAAACCAAGCGAAACAATTGATTGAAACGACGCCGCTCAGCATAGGAGAAATCGGTTATCTAGTCGGGATCAACGATCCCTATCATTTCAGCAAAGTATTCAAAAAATATGTCGGCCTCTCACCTACTCAATATTTTAAGCAAGTATGGAAGAGCGACTAAAAACCCTCCAAACGACCATCGTTAGGAGGGTTTTTTTGGGCTTTAATCCATAGAAGCTATCTATCATTATGGGGCAAATATCTTCAATTGATACTAGCAGATTTTGATAGAGATAGGGATATTGACCAGTACGAACACTCTATCATGTACGTATACTTACACTACATAGATACAAAATAAATAAGAGAAAGGAGGATCTCTAGCTTTGCTAGAATGCTAGTTTTCCAAGTAGCCTAAGGTTCAATCTAGAAAAGGAGTGCTGCACAATAAAGCAAAAAAAAGGGTTCAAAACTGAAAAGAGGTTAAAGCATGCATGACTTAATGATCATTATGACCATTTCCGCGTTCCTTCTAACAATCAGCTTCATCTTCTGGCGACCGCAGGTCAATGAAGCGATACCCGCAACAATCGGAGCTGCAGTCGTTCTTCTTAGCGGAAGCGTCTCGCTTTCCGATCTCGGTCAAATAACCGAAACGATAAGCGGGGCTGCGGTCACCATTATTGCTACCATCGTTATGGCCATTGTTTTAGAAAGCTTCGGTTTTTTCTACTGGGCAGCCGAGCTGCTCACCAAAAAAGCTCGCGGTTCCGGCATTCGTTTGTTTTGGCTAACAAACTTATTTTGTTTTCTCATGACGCTTTTTGTAAACAATGACGGAAGCATCTTAATTACAACGCCCATATTGCTGCTCTTGCTGCAAAATATGGGACTAAAAAAACATCAAAAAATACCTTATCTATTATCTGGCGCATTAATCGCAACGGCATCTAGTGCCCCTATCGGCGTAAGCAATATCGTCAATTTAATTGCGTTAAAAATTGTTCATATGGACCTCTACATGCATACCGCAATGATGTTCGTACCCGCTTCGCTTGGACTTGTCCTCTTGTCGCTCCTGCTGTTTGCCGTCTTCTATCGCACACTTCCAAAAACACTCCCTCCCGCTTCCAGGTGGAATCTTATGCCCGGCGGCCATCCGTTAAAGGAAACCTTGCCTAAAGAGAACCGCAACCGCTTCATGCGCAATATTCTTATTTTTGTATTCTGTGTTCGTATCAGCCTCTTTGTCGCATCCTACATCCACTTCCCCGTCGCTGCAATGGCTGTTATCGGATCTGCTCTTCTGCTAGGCTGGCGTTGGTACCACTTAAAAATTTCACCGGCGGACATGCTCAAAAAAACACCTTGGTATATACTCATATTCGCTTTCAGCATGTATGTGATCATTTATGGCCTTAACAATATCGGTTTAACGGATTGGCTTATTCATCTTATGCAGCCTCTCATCTCAGGAAGCCTGGTTCACGCCAGCGTTCTCATGGGCGGACTTTTAAGCGTACTCTCCAATTTATTCAACAACCATCCCGCACTTATGGTCGGTACGATTACACTAATGAATATGGGCCTTGATCCTCTAACGTTAAAAATTGCTTATCTCGCTAGTGTCATCGGCAGTGACATCGGTTCTCTCCTATTGCCAATTGGTACATTGGCAACGCTTATGTGGATGCATATCGTACGTAAAGGCGGGGTTCCAATTAGCTGGGTTCAGTATTTGAAGGTAACTTCAATCGTCATTCCGATTACCGTTGTATTCACGTTAATTCTATTATCGTATTGGGTATACTGGGTGTTCTAATTTGCAAAGAAAGAGACCTTCCGCAAGGAAGGTCTCTACTATAAATAACAGGATAAACATTTCATCTGGTTAATAGCTTTATTTTATACTCGAAATAATCCATAACCGTTCAAAGGCAAGACAGGCGACCTATCTATCTTGAGTCCCTGTGATTGTCCATGGAAAGCAACATCAACCAGCCACTGTGTAAAGCTGGCAACATCCATTGATTCCAGCTCCTGCAAGGTGAAGAAACCGGCAGCATCAACCTCCACAAAATCCGGGGTAGGCTCTCCGCTCACATATTCCATCTCAAATGCGACGTACAGATTATGTATATTTCTCGGCTGATCACGCAGTGCTACGACGTTTTTTACGATTGCTTGCACGCCGCACTCTTCCATAACCTCTCGCTCAATCGTGTCTTGAATGGCTTCCAGCTGCTCAATATAGCCGCCAGGATTCGTCCATTTACCTTTTCCAGGCTCTTGCGCTCGGCGAACGAGCAAAATTTTCTCATCCTTAACGACCAGTGCCCCGACACCAATGCTATAATTTCCCCAATGAACGAAGCTGCAGCTCGTACAAGCCCGCCTCATCGTACCGTCAACGTCACGGGTTTCGAGCTCATGACCGCATGACATACAAAATTTCGCTTCCATTTGATTCACCTCTGCATCAAGCTTGTTTTCTCATTCGATTATACGAATTATTTCAGCTTATGCATAGGTTGTACCCATTAAGTACGAACCTTTCATTTGATAAGGAACAGGACGTACAGGTATAATGCCAATATGAGCTACAGCATAGGAGGACAAAAATCATGCGTTTTGTAAGCAATAATGGCATCACCGATCCAACGCTTAATTTGGCATTAGAGGAATATATATTGCGTTCATTGCCTGACAACGATGACTACTTGCTTTTCTACATAAATGAGCCATCCATCATCATTGGCAAAAACCAAAATACCGTCGAGGAAGTTAATGCAGATTACGTCGAAAGCAGTGGGCTTCACGTCGTCCGCAGACTATCTGGAGGGGGAGCCGTCTACCACGATCTCGGCAACTTGAATTTCAGCTTTATTATGAAGGATGACGGCAAGTCCTTTCACAATTTCAAGAAGTTCACCGAACCTGTTGTACGTGCGCTTCAAGAGCTGGGAGTAGACGCCGAAATGACCGGCCGAAATGATCTACAGGTTGGCGAGCGAAAAATATCCGGCAATGCGCAATTTTCGACGAAGGGCAAAATGTTCAGCCATGGAACGCTGCTGTTTAATTCTGAAATCGAAAATGTTGTATCTGCGCTGAAGGCAAATGCTGAAAAATATGTATCGAAATCAACGAAGTCGATCCGCAGCCGCGTGGCTAATATTACAGAGTTTTTGAAGGAGCCTATGACAATAGAGCAGTTTAGGCAAAGACTGCTTCAGTCCATCTTTGAGCAATCTGCTGAAATTCCGTTCTACGAGTTATCTGAACAGGACTGGCAAAATGTACACAAGCTGGCGGCAGAGCGCTACCGCAGCTGGGAATGGAACTATGGCCGTTCTCCATCCTTTAATGTGCAGCAGAAGAAACGAATCGAAGGAGTTGGCACCTTTGATGTTCGCCT from Paenibacillus sp. FSL K6-3182 carries:
- a CDS encoding NUDIX hydrolase produces the protein MEAKFCMSCGHELETRDVDGTMRRACTSCSFVHWGNYSIGVGALVVKDEKILLVRRAQEPGKGKWTNPGGYIEQLEAIQDTIEREVMEECGVQAIVKNVVALRDQPRNIHNLYVAFEMEYVSGEPTPDFVEVDAAGFFTLQELESMDVASFTQWLVDVAFHGQSQGLKIDRSPVLPLNGYGLFRV
- a CDS encoding helix-turn-helix domain-containing protein codes for the protein MNMDLVPRIKIMGFIAYKSPWIHFKRNINEYVLYFIRSGELHIKEEKNHYVLRKGDLLILEPNLNHEGTAKHVCDYYYIHFEHSDIKAVYRDDMLALANYFIVEHDQSPFIEHKPTVNGIHPNHCYFPKYHTISDKTRFNLILSALNEMQKLYMRRYYNRSLTAFQFMQWLVELSREYFMDELKRKDRIHSKSVVKVNALLDYIHQNYQSKITGKDIELTFEGNYDYLNRAFKLVTGQSIIRYINAVRVNQAKQLIETTPLSIGEIGYLVGINDPYHFSKVFKKYVGLSPTQYFKQVWKSD
- a CDS encoding lipoate--protein ligase, whose translation is MRFVSNNGITDPTLNLALEEYILRSLPDNDDYLLFYINEPSIIIGKNQNTVEEVNADYVESSGLHVVRRLSGGGAVYHDLGNLNFSFIMKDDGKSFHNFKKFTEPVVRALQELGVDAEMTGRNDLQVGERKISGNAQFSTKGKMFSHGTLLFNSEIENVVSALKANAEKYVSKSTKSIRSRVANITEFLKEPMTIEQFRQRLLQSIFEQSAEIPFYELSEQDWQNVHKLAAERYRSWEWNYGRSPSFNVQQKKRIEGVGTFDVRLQVEEGLIVNAAIYGDFFGRGDSNEVAQKLIGIRYEASALKQLTADIDLPFYFGPVTKEQWLELIL
- a CDS encoding ArsB/NhaD family transporter, coding for MHDLMIIMTISAFLLTISFIFWRPQVNEAIPATIGAAVVLLSGSVSLSDLGQITETISGAAVTIIATIVMAIVLESFGFFYWAAELLTKKARGSGIRLFWLTNLFCFLMTLFVNNDGSILITTPILLLLLQNMGLKKHQKIPYLLSGALIATASSAPIGVSNIVNLIALKIVHMDLYMHTAMMFVPASLGLVLLSLLLFAVFYRTLPKTLPPASRWNLMPGGHPLKETLPKENRNRFMRNILIFVFCVRISLFVASYIHFPVAAMAVIGSALLLGWRWYHLKISPADMLKKTPWYILIFAFSMYVIIYGLNNIGLTDWLIHLMQPLISGSLVHASVLMGGLLSVLSNLFNNHPALMVGTITLMNMGLDPLTLKIAYLASVIGSDIGSLLLPIGTLATLMWMHIVRKGGVPISWVQYLKVTSIVIPITVVFTLILLSYWVYWVF